From one Lolium rigidum isolate FL_2022 chromosome 4, APGP_CSIRO_Lrig_0.1, whole genome shotgun sequence genomic stretch:
- the LOC124650578 gene encoding AT-rich interactive domain-containing protein 2-like, whose protein sequence is MSSGPSHVVICVRVVIGELRACGQLAGLEIPDAELTEAGAPALFQSVLAAFLAEARVPGALPSLPMPPVLGDESPVDLLRLYIAVRTRGGFAAVTSWAVVAQAIGLDPATDAALRLVYAKYLSLLEQTIAKPEKQAEIAGSSCNAAHRSKAKKGKFLSPHKGHGSAGSAHLKRKRDGLVQMLNWVRLLAKSPGEHRILRQNPDSPFSLTLMLRRQMFANFNCSKLPYETTSPQSGLTNEEYDGWDDQLCAGGNSDRILQARARRIGLADVPDWTGKTPLLYDEPHALRFLGQPLLPPESNEALDADTIGKGRPDKCSCQLPGSVACVRFHVTEKRIKLKHELGSAFYAMGFDRVGEDAALTWRKDEEKKFNTIIQNNLPSSKYKFFEEVFAAMGSKEKTGIVSYYHNVFQVRRRAYQNRLNPNDVDSDDDSLEPGFLHLRQGGGQGNFMSASSSGTQRGS, encoded by the exons atgtcCAGCGGCCCGTCCCACGTGGTTATTTGCGTGCGCGTTGTCATCGGCGAGCTACGCGCTTGCGGGCAGCTCGCGGGGCTGGAGATCCCGGACGCTGAGCTCACCGAAGCGGGCGCGCCCGCCCTGTTCCAAAGTGTGCTCGCAGCCTTCCTCGCCGAGGCGCGCGTACCTGGCGCGCTTCCCTCGCTCCCGATGCCTCCTGTGCTCGGAGATGAAAGCCCGGTGGACCTGCTCCGCTTGTACATCGCCGTGCGCACTCGCGGCGGATTTGCCGCTGTCACCTCCTGGGCGGTTGTCGCTCAGGCGATAGGCCTCGACCCGGCCACGGACGCGGCCCTCAGGCTTGTGTACGCCAAGTATCTGTCCCTTCTTGAGCAGACCATCGCCAAGCCAGAAAAGCAAGCAGAGATTGCTGGGAGCAGTTGCAATGCAGCCCACCGCTCGAAGGCGAAGAAGGGCAAGTTCCTGTCGCCACACAAGGGCCATGGGAGCGCTGGATCAGCCCATCTGAAGCGTAAGAGGGATGGTCTTGTCCAGATGCTTAACTGGGTCCGGCTTCTTGCCAAGAGCCCAGGTGAACATCGGATTTTGCGACAGAATCCTGACAGCCCATTCTCCTTGACACTTATGCTCCGTCGCCAGATGTTTGCAAATTTTAATTGCAGCAAATTGCCCTATGAGACTACCTCGCCGCAG AGTGGACTTACAAATGAGGAGTACGATGGATGGGATGATCAACTGTGTGCAGGTGGGAATAGTGACAGGATTTTGCAAGCACGAGCTCGGCGTATTGGTTTAGCAGATGTTCCAGATTGGACTGGGAAGACTCCATTACTTTACGACGAGCCGCATGCGTTGAGATTTCTAGGCCAACCTCTATTGCCTCCTGAAAGTAATGAAGCCCTTGATGCTGATACTATTGGTAAGGGTAGGCCAGATAAGTGCAGCTGTCAACTCCCAGGTTCTGTCGCTTGTGTTAGATTTCATGTGACGGAGAAGAGGATCAAACTGAAGCATGAACTGGGCTCAGCATTTTATGCAATGGGTTTTGATCGCGTTGGTGAGGATGCAGCATTAACATGGAGAAAGgatgaagaaaagaaattcaacaCCATTATCCAGAATAATCTGCCTTCATCGAAGTACAAATTCTTTGAGGAAGTGTTTGCTGCCATGGGTTCCAAGGAAAAAACAGGCATTGTGAGTTACTACCACAATGTTTTCCAGGTGCGACGGAGAGCTTACCAGAATCGGCTCAATCCAAATGATGTCGATAGTGATGATGATTCACTCGAGCCTGGCTTCCTGCATCTTCGTCAAGGTGGTGGTCAGGGTAATTTCATGTCTGCTTCTTCCTCTGGAACTCAAAGGGGTTCCTAG